A single window of Parabacteroides sp. FAFU027 DNA harbors:
- a CDS encoding S8 family peptidase has product MKKHFLNTLVAISFLVGGTAIFMQSCSNDESALNALSSNEVQLRSTNASDNGAKYVPNEVIVKFKAGASATARENALNHVNAQVAEKILTHAMKHAGDNDGVVLLKVPMSALDAVGIMKKLEGVEYAEPNYIYTTDASSIPNDPYYTNGSLWGMYGDATTTKNQYGCQAGEAWAKGYTGSASVYVGIIDEGYMYTHEDLSANVGTNPGEIPGDGIDNDGNGYIDDVYGWNFVNGNNQIFNSSGDAHGTHVAGTIGAVGGNGKGVAGVCWKVRFLSGKFLGKNGGTTANAIKAVDYFTTLKLEGVNIIATNNSWGGGGFSQSLQDAIGRANNAGILFIAAAGNESRNIDATLSYPAAYPNANIISVAAIMSNGGLASFSNYGATNVDLGAPGYGIYSSVPISKKGQVTSGYAIYSGTSMATPHVTGAVALYYSIHLNASIAEIKNAILSSTIPTSSLSGKCLTGGRLNVGGF; this is encoded by the coding sequence ATGAAAAAGCATTTTCTAAACACACTTGTGGCTATCTCATTCCTAGTGGGAGGGACAGCTATTTTCATGCAAAGTTGTTCGAATGACGAATCCGCCCTGAACGCATTATCTTCCAATGAAGTGCAGTTACGCTCCACCAATGCTTCTGACAATGGAGCAAAATATGTTCCCAACGAAGTAATCGTAAAATTTAAAGCTGGAGCTTCGGCTACGGCACGTGAAAATGCACTCAACCATGTCAACGCCCAGGTTGCCGAAAAAATCCTCACTCACGCCATGAAACATGCCGGTGATAATGATGGTGTCGTATTGCTTAAAGTTCCTATGTCTGCCCTGGATGCTGTTGGTATAATGAAAAAGCTGGAAGGCGTTGAATACGCTGAGCCCAATTACATTTATACCACTGATGCTTCTTCTATCCCAAATGATCCGTATTACACCAATGGTTCATTGTGGGGAATGTACGGTGATGCAACGACAACTAAAAACCAATACGGATGTCAGGCGGGAGAAGCCTGGGCTAAAGGTTATACAGGCTCAGCTTCAGTTTATGTGGGAATTATTGATGAAGGGTACATGTACACCCATGAAGATCTTTCTGCAAATGTCGGTACAAATCCAGGTGAAATACCTGGTGATGGCATCGACAATGACGGTAATGGCTACATTGATGACGTGTATGGCTGGAACTTTGTCAATGGAAACAATCAAATATTCAATAGTTCAGGGGATGCACACGGCACACACGTTGCCGGCACTATCGGTGCAGTAGGTGGAAATGGCAAAGGTGTTGCCGGCGTTTGCTGGAAAGTCAGGTTCCTCAGTGGAAAATTCCTGGGTAAAAATGGAGGAACAACCGCAAATGCCATTAAAGCAGTGGATTATTTCACCACATTAAAATTGGAAGGTGTTAACATTATCGCAACCAATAACTCCTGGGGCGGAGGCGGATTCTCCCAATCCTTGCAGGATGCCATTGGAAGGGCGAATAATGCAGGGATACTATTTATTGCAGCAGCGGGCAATGAAAGCCGTAATATCGACGCTACACTATCCTATCCGGCTGCTTATCCAAACGCAAATATAATATCTGTCGCTGCCATTATGAGCAATGGTGGATTAGCCAGTTTCTCTAACTATGGTGCAACCAATGTCGATCTTGGCGCTCCCGGCTACGGTATTTATTCAAGCGTACCAATTTCAAAGAAAGGACAGGTTACTTCCGGTTACGCCATCTATAGTGGCACCTCCATGGCCACTCCCCATGTCACTGGAGCCGTTGCTCTCTATTATTCCATTCACCTCAATGCCTCAATTGCTGAAATTAAAAATGCGATCCTGAGCAGCACAATTCCGACATCCTCCCTCAGCGGAAAATGCCTTACCGGAGGAAGGTTGAATGTAGGTGGGTTTTGA
- a CDS encoding GNAT family N-acetyltransferase translates to MPAYSPIVIREALPYDNEGLLQLTALTPMKGNVTLFVDRKPDFFGLLRQRGPFYTFVAECNDQIIGSGSISEIAVYIKGKEEKAYYLGDFKVHPDFQRSTVAVRLAKATIEKLNALNANLIFCAITTGNKAIVPFFQGRLFFPLGLDAGKFNVFQIIPSPLKMKPDKYQTVEVLANPDVAGFLDKFMMKYQFAQIQSETNLRECRIITAVCGKEVVAAIALANPDEWKQEVLLKVKILQKIMLATVNALPGLCFPRLNEPVRVLYIRSFACKSGHEKALEMLLTRARNIAFEEKFHFLSIGLHEKNTYLKLFRAPLHITLESNMYIGSMKNETDKIVSLLHSTPFLDYSLI, encoded by the coding sequence ATGCCGGCATACTCCCCGATAGTTATCCGCGAAGCTTTACCTTATGACAATGAGGGTTTATTGCAATTAACCGCTCTGACTCCGATGAAGGGGAATGTCACCCTTTTCGTGGATAGGAAGCCTGATTTCTTTGGGTTACTGCGCCAACGCGGTCCTTTTTACACTTTTGTAGCGGAATGTAACGATCAGATTATTGGTTCAGGTTCTATTTCGGAAATAGCCGTTTATATTAAAGGCAAAGAAGAAAAGGCCTATTACCTGGGAGATTTCAAAGTACATCCTGATTTCCAACGCTCAACCGTTGCAGTACGGTTGGCTAAAGCAACCATTGAGAAACTGAACGCGTTAAATGCTAATCTGATTTTTTGTGCCATAACGACGGGTAACAAAGCCATTGTGCCTTTCTTTCAGGGGCGGTTGTTCTTTCCGTTGGGTCTGGATGCGGGAAAGTTTAATGTCTTTCAGATTATTCCTTCGCCATTAAAAATGAAGCCGGATAAATATCAAACGGTGGAGGTTTTGGCAAATCCGGATGTGGCCGGATTTCTGGATAAATTCATGATGAAGTACCAGTTTGCCCAGATTCAAAGTGAAACAAATCTCAGGGAATGCCGGATCATAACAGCTGTTTGCGGTAAGGAAGTTGTTGCAGCTATCGCTCTGGCAAATCCGGATGAATGGAAGCAAGAGGTATTGTTAAAGGTGAAGATTTTGCAGAAGATAATGCTCGCGACAGTAAATGCTTTGCCGGGTCTTTGTTTTCCCCGGTTAAACGAGCCTGTACGGGTATTGTACATTCGGTCATTTGCCTGTAAAAGCGGGCATGAAAAAGCATTGGAAATGCTCCTAACCCGGGCCCGGAATATTGCCTTCGAAGAAAAGTTTCACTTCCTATCCATTGGATTGCACGAAAAGAATACTTATCTGAAACTTTTCCGTGCCCCGCTTCACATTACCCTTGAGTCCAATATGTATATCGGCTCAATGAAAAATGAGACAGATAAAATCGTTTCCCTGTTACATAGCACCCCCTTTCTGGACTATTCATTGATATAA
- a CDS encoding alpha/beta fold hydrolase, translated as MGSKTTLFCHESAKCHEQMIAVEKRTKLRVISYSPSVTDRNTTIVFVGGLSTIPESFGSVIYELTRDYPFHYIETRDHASSQVNGSGKFDIITSGLDIVAIIQTLGLIHENYILIGYSMGVPVIVESYRFLKAKPRQMVFVVPTPVFHYPNWSLKLIKATLGFERITLKSFAKWYLRNFIINKRDDAEMVNISAKALDSADVVKLKKTVLAISGYEIWNTLETVHCPVLVLAATKDTFHIHDEILRIISILKDCSYIDLETNKRTHGVEAALLIREYIR; from the coding sequence ATGGGCAGCAAAACGACACTATTTTGCCATGAAAGCGCGAAATGCCACGAACAGATGATTGCCGTGGAGAAGCGAACGAAACTACGGGTGATTAGTTATTCCCCGTCTGTAACGGACCGAAATACGACAATCGTGTTTGTTGGGGGATTGTCCACAATCCCGGAGAGTTTCGGTAGTGTGATCTATGAACTGACCCGTGATTACCCTTTTCACTACATCGAAACCCGTGACCACGCCTCTTCGCAGGTGAATGGAAGTGGCAAGTTTGATATTATCACATCCGGACTTGATATTGTGGCGATTATTCAGACCCTGGGATTGATTCATGAGAATTATATCCTGATCGGTTATTCCATGGGAGTTCCCGTCATTGTCGAGAGTTATCGTTTTCTCAAAGCCAAACCCCGCCAGATGGTCTTTGTCGTGCCAACGCCTGTCTTTCATTATCCTAACTGGAGTCTGAAACTCATCAAAGCAACCCTGGGATTTGAGCGTATCACATTGAAATCTTTCGCCAAATGGTACCTGCGTAATTTTATCATCAACAAACGGGACGACGCGGAGATGGTGAATATCTCGGCTAAAGCGCTGGATAGTGCCGACGTGGTCAAGCTTAAAAAAACGGTGTTGGCGATTTCCGGTTATGAAATCTGGAATACGTTGGAGACAGTTCATTGTCCGGTATTGGTACTAGCAGCTACCAAGGATACCTTTCATATACACGATGAAATCCTGAGAATCATTTCTATACTCAAAGACTGCTCCTATATCGATCTGGAAACCAATAAACGTACGCATGGCGTTGAGGCAGCGTTGTTGATTAGGGAATATATCCGGTAG
- a CDS encoding carboxypeptidase-like regulatory domain-containing protein yields MKKIQLIFLSLLIATTLFSQKKIFISGYVTDAENHSLEKVHVQQWNSPNGITTKENGFYEIAVPDKDTVVLVYSCVGYKKISRTLIKPARRVFLNVKMESSSTELKTLTVTAMRRQMDMMQRIDANKVKFLPDAAGGNIESLIVTFAGVHSNNEMSSQYSVRGGNFDENLVYINGVEVYRPLLVRAGQQEGLSIINPDMVGSVDFSAGGFEARYGDKMSSVLDITYKKPKAFEGAVSASLLGGTAYVGTSSGKFTQMHGIRYKQNRSLLGTLDTKGEYNPSFFDYQTYLTYTFNDKTDVSLLGNISQNKYNFIPQERNTSFGTLSETKRFKVYFDGQEQDLFETGFGTLSLNYHPNKETELKLLTSGFITREKETYDISGQYWLSDVTGDASTGKVADEQTVGVGTYMQHARNRLYARVLSVGHQGIRNWENNRLQWGLNLQSEYFRDKISEWEMRDSAGYSLDHTLHYTGNGASIYYNLNRPDTTVTNHRFSTYLQDTYKLRGDYGVFSVTGGVRASYWSFNNEWIFSPRFSAAWIPAWKKDFTFRAASGIYYQAPFYKEFREIKTDTITGNSRIQLNSNIKSQKSVQLVVGTDYTFTHNGRPYKLTVEGYYKKLSNLIPYVVDNVRVRYAGKNMGDGYATGLDCKLFGEFVPGTDSWVSFSWMKSEENINGVKMPLPTDQTASFTMFFQDYWPTNPKYKLNLKMIWASGLPVTAPQVSDPEHEFVGKYFRTPAYRRVDIGLTRQLVGGEDKWMKKPILRYFKNISLGVDVFNLLDIKNTNSYYWVSVIDKDKSQYAVPNYLTSRQLNVRVMGEF; encoded by the coding sequence ATGAAAAAGATACAACTCATATTCCTTTCCCTGCTCATTGCCACGACACTGTTTTCCCAAAAGAAAATCTTTATCTCCGGCTATGTGACTGATGCCGAGAATCACAGTCTGGAGAAGGTGCATGTGCAGCAGTGGAACTCTCCCAACGGTATTACGACCAAAGAAAACGGGTTCTACGAAATAGCAGTTCCGGACAAAGATACCGTGGTGCTGGTCTATTCCTGCGTGGGGTACAAAAAGATTAGCCGGACGCTGATCAAACCGGCCAGACGGGTTTTCCTGAATGTGAAAATGGAATCATCCTCCACCGAGCTGAAGACTCTGACCGTTACGGCCATGCGCCGCCAGATGGATATGATGCAGCGGATTGATGCGAATAAGGTGAAATTCCTGCCGGATGCCGCGGGGGGCAACATCGAGTCGCTGATTGTGACCTTTGCCGGAGTGCATTCCAACAATGAAATGAGTTCGCAATACTCGGTGCGTGGTGGAAACTTTGACGAAAACCTCGTCTACATCAATGGCGTGGAGGTTTATCGTCCGTTGTTGGTCCGGGCCGGGCAACAGGAGGGTCTGAGTATCATCAACCCCGACATGGTGGGTTCGGTCGATTTCTCTGCCGGCGGATTCGAAGCACGCTATGGCGACAAGATGTCGTCGGTACTGGATATCACCTACAAAAAGCCGAAAGCCTTTGAAGGTGCTGTTTCTGCCAGCTTGTTGGGCGGGACGGCTTATGTGGGAACCTCTTCCGGTAAATTTACCCAAATGCACGGCATCCGTTACAAACAAAACCGCTCGCTGCTCGGAACGCTCGATACCAAGGGGGAATATAATCCGTCATTCTTCGATTACCAGACCTATCTGACCTATACGTTCAATGACAAGACCGATGTGAGTTTACTGGGTAACATTTCCCAAAATAAATACAACTTTATCCCGCAGGAGCGCAATACTTCCTTCGGTACATTGTCTGAAACCAAACGCTTCAAAGTCTATTTCGACGGTCAGGAGCAGGATTTGTTTGAGACCGGATTCGGAACCCTCTCGTTGAATTACCATCCCAATAAAGAGACCGAACTGAAGCTGTTGACTTCCGGCTTTATCACCCGTGAAAAGGAGACCTACGATATCTCCGGCCAATACTGGTTGAGCGACGTAACCGGCGATGCCTCAACGGGTAAAGTGGCTGATGAACAAACCGTCGGTGTCGGGACATATATGCAACACGCCCGCAACCGCCTTTACGCCCGTGTACTTTCGGTCGGGCACCAGGGGATTCGAAACTGGGAAAACAACCGCCTGCAATGGGGATTAAATCTGCAATCGGAATATTTCCGCGATAAAATCAGTGAGTGGGAAATGCGCGACTCCGCCGGTTATTCGTTAGATCATACATTGCATTATACAGGTAATGGGGCCAGCATCTATTATAACCTGAACCGACCCGATACCACTGTGACCAACCATCGCTTTTCCACCTATTTGCAGGATACCTATAAGCTGCGGGGCGATTACGGCGTCTTCTCGGTGACGGGAGGCGTGCGCGCTTCTTACTGGAGCTTCAACAACGAGTGGATCTTCAGCCCGCGCTTCTCTGCGGCGTGGATTCCTGCCTGGAAAAAGGATTTTACCTTCCGCGCAGCTAGTGGCATTTACTATCAGGCGCCTTTTTATAAAGAATTCAGGGAAATCAAGACTGATACTATAACAGGAAATTCCCGTATTCAACTTAATTCCAATATCAAGTCGCAAAAGTCGGTGCAACTGGTGGTGGGTACGGACTATACCTTTACCCACAATGGTCGTCCCTACAAACTGACGGTGGAGGGCTATTACAAAAAACTGAGCAACCTGATTCCTTACGTGGTGGACAATGTGCGCGTCCGCTATGCCGGTAAGAATATGGGGGACGGATACGCCACCGGACTGGATTGCAAACTTTTCGGCGAATTTGTGCCGGGTACCGATTCATGGGTGAGCTTTTCGTGGATGAAGTCGGAAGAGAACATCAACGGTGTCAAAATGCCGTTGCCGACCGATCAGACCGCCAGCTTCACCATGTTCTTCCAGGACTACTGGCCCACCAACCCGAAATACAAGCTCAACTTGAAGATGATCTGGGCTTCCGGGCTTCCGGTAACAGCCCCTCAAGTGAGTGATCCGGAACATGAGTTTGTCGGAAAATATTTCCGCACTCCGGCTTACCGCCGTGTGGATATCGGCCTTACCCGCCAGTTGGTCGGGGGCGAAGACAAGTGGATGAAGAAACCCATCCTCCGCTACTTCAAAAATATCTCCCTCGGTGTCGATGTATTTAACCTGCTCGACATCAAAAATACCAACTCTTACTACTGGGTTTCAGTAATTGATAAAGATAAAAGTCAGTATGCCGTACCCAACTACCTGACTTCTCGTCAGCTGAATGTAAGGGTGATGGGGGAATTTTGA
- a CDS encoding DUF6660 family protein, translating to MKYLATILSLYILALTIYPCIDKPGDNVLCKTAITKTSSDNHDNSDDNCTPFCTCTHSAPLMINHYHYFDFKPVIMMQKCIVAYTASYISSHYNSFWQPPKLG from the coding sequence ATGAAATACTTAGCAACTATATTATCCCTTTACATCCTCGCACTGACCATCTATCCTTGCATAGATAAGCCGGGGGATAATGTGTTGTGCAAAACCGCGATAACAAAAACCTCTTCAGATAATCACGATAATAGCGACGACAATTGCACTCCGTTCTGCACTTGTACTCATAGCGCTCCACTGATGATTAATCACTATCATTACTTTGATTTCAAACCGGTAATCATGATGCAAAAGTGCATTGTTGCTTACACGGCATCGTATATTTCTTCCCATTACAACTCCTTCTGGCAACCGCCTAAGCTGGGTTAG
- a CDS encoding CusA/CzcA family heavy metal efflux RND transporter → MIARIIQFSIKNKFIIGLFVVALIAWGGYSLTRLPVDAIPDITNNQVQIISLAPSLAVQEVEGMVTAPIEVAVANIPDIVELRSISRLGLSVITVVFKDNVNVYWARQQLSERLKEAEEQIPAGLAKIELAPISTGLGEIYQYRLSVDKAHEKRYTPMELRTLQDWVVRRAMLGTSGVADINSYGGFVKQYEIAVNPDRLRSMNITLTDIFDALEKNNENTGSAYIDKNPTSYFIRSLGLVKNKEDIEKIVVKTNPSGMPLLIRDVATVQYGNATRYGALVIDTTEAVGGVVMMLKGANAHEVVDNVENRIESIQKSLPEGVKIEPYLNRSDLVGRAIGTVSRNLIEGALIVIFVLILLLGNIRAGLIVASVIPLSMLFAIAMMNLFGVSGNLMSLGAIDFGLIVDGAVIIVESVVHRITMSKHHHIGVERLSQQQMDENVLDSAKRMMSSATFGQLIILIVYLPIMALVGIEGKMFQPMAQVVVFALLGAEILSLTYVPVASSIFLSKKTEHKPNFSDRLMAKMQRAFNPVIALALRRKLAVTVSAVALFLASIFLFTRLGGEFIPQLEEGDLAAGVMTLQGGSLTHTVEQVKKANKILLDNFPEIKHTVCKIGAGEIPTDPTPMETGDYIITLKDKSEWTSAKTREELVEKMQEKLVALAGVKFEFQQPIQMRFNELLSGSKQDIAVKIFGDDLEELADKAAKVEKIIREVEGAEDINVEKVTGLAQVQIEYNRDRLAQYGLSVEDINKVLRAAFAGSQAGVVFDGEKRFALVVRLDKDYRQSLDNVRSLSVALPNGGQIPLEQLANIEIKSGPAQVSRENAKRRITIGFNVRNRDVQSVINEVSSRIDKEIKLPTGYYVTYGGQFQNLEAAKSRLAMAVPVALALIFLLLFFTFRSVKQSLLIFSAVPMSAIGGVVALWLRGMNFSISAGVGFIALFGVAVLNGIVLIAEFNRLEKEGLTDITERVLKGLRTRFRPVIMTAAVASLGFLPMAISTSAGAEVQKPLATVVIGGLITATLLTLIVLPVFYILFSRINLRKMVQGKFTKTAMLFIIGISLFTTGSAQKTVRLNLQQAIQLALNSNLTIRSSGYNVEAQKALKDAAWDIPKTVLEGQYGQFNSWSKDNSFTVSQSFAFPTVYANQSKLAKANIKSSQWQHQNSRLEVATQVKQTYWQLTYLYSLRKLLAYQDSLYTGFYRAAELRARSGETNRIEMISAHSQSLEVKNRMQQVNVDIDIFRQKLQTLLNAETALIPADTVLFRIPFTAELDTVVAQNPSVKYMQQQVEVSRMEKNLERSKMLPDLTIGYFSQTMRGTQEVNGISRTFGPNDRFNGILAGISVPLWFTANTARSKSAKLKEQEARINSENYSKTIAGSYKSLLGEYAKYSNSLNYYEKQALPEADLIIRQASGSYKAGAMDYVDYILSLSRALTIRENYLDALNSYNQVVISIENISGKIF, encoded by the coding sequence ATGATAGCACGTATCATTCAATTTTCGATTAAGAATAAATTCATTATCGGACTGTTTGTGGTGGCGCTAATCGCGTGGGGTGGCTACTCGCTCACCCGCCTGCCGGTGGATGCGATTCCCGACATCACCAACAATCAGGTCCAGATTATTTCCCTTGCACCTTCGCTAGCCGTTCAGGAAGTGGAAGGCATGGTCACGGCTCCCATCGAAGTGGCTGTTGCCAATATTCCCGACATTGTGGAACTCCGCTCTATCTCCCGCCTCGGGCTGTCGGTGATTACCGTTGTGTTCAAAGATAATGTCAATGTTTACTGGGCACGGCAGCAGCTCTCCGAACGGCTGAAAGAGGCCGAAGAACAAATTCCAGCCGGTCTGGCAAAGATTGAACTGGCTCCGATTTCCACCGGGCTGGGTGAAATCTACCAATACCGCCTTTCGGTGGATAAGGCGCATGAAAAACGCTACACGCCGATGGAGCTCCGCACGCTTCAGGACTGGGTGGTTCGCCGTGCCATGTTGGGAACGTCCGGTGTCGCCGACATCAACAGCTACGGTGGTTTTGTCAAGCAGTACGAAATCGCGGTCAATCCCGACCGGCTTCGCAGTATGAACATCACGCTGACCGACATCTTCGACGCACTGGAAAAGAACAACGAGAATACCGGGAGCGCCTACATCGACAAAAATCCGACCTCATACTTTATCCGCAGTCTCGGATTGGTGAAGAATAAAGAGGATATTGAGAAAATCGTGGTAAAAACCAATCCGTCAGGCATGCCGTTACTGATACGCGATGTGGCCACTGTCCAGTATGGAAACGCTACACGCTATGGAGCGTTGGTCATCGATACGACCGAGGCGGTAGGCGGTGTGGTGATGATGCTCAAAGGGGCGAATGCTCATGAAGTGGTTGACAATGTGGAAAACCGCATAGAGTCTATTCAGAAGTCTTTGCCCGAAGGAGTGAAAATCGAGCCTTACCTCAACCGTTCCGATCTGGTGGGAAGAGCCATCGGCACCGTTTCCCGGAATCTGATTGAGGGGGCGCTCATTGTAATTTTCGTCCTGATTCTCTTATTGGGAAATATACGGGCGGGGCTGATTGTGGCATCGGTGATTCCGCTCTCGATGCTGTTTGCCATTGCGATGATGAACCTCTTCGGCGTATCGGGCAACCTGATGAGTCTTGGCGCCATCGACTTCGGTCTGATTGTGGATGGGGCGGTCATTATCGTCGAAAGTGTGGTTCACCGCATCACGATGAGTAAGCACCATCACATTGGTGTGGAAAGGCTTTCCCAGCAGCAGATGGATGAAAATGTACTCGATTCCGCCAAACGGATGATGAGCTCGGCCACCTTCGGACAGCTGATAATCCTCATCGTTTACCTGCCCATCATGGCATTGGTCGGCATTGAGGGAAAAATGTTCCAGCCGATGGCGCAAGTGGTGGTATTTGCCCTGCTCGGAGCGGAAATTTTGTCATTGACCTATGTGCCGGTTGCGTCCTCTATTTTCCTGAGTAAAAAAACGGAACATAAACCGAATTTCTCCGACCGATTGATGGCGAAAATGCAGCGGGCGTTTAACCCGGTGATTGCACTTGCCCTGAGACGGAAGCTTGCGGTAACCGTTTCTGCCGTGGCATTGTTTCTGGCCAGCATTTTCCTGTTCACCCGATTGGGAGGCGAATTTATCCCGCAACTTGAAGAGGGGGATTTAGCCGCCGGAGTCATGACTTTACAGGGCGGTTCGTTGACTCACACCGTGGAACAGGTGAAAAAAGCCAATAAAATCCTGCTCGATAATTTCCCCGAAATCAAACATACCGTCTGTAAAATCGGGGCGGGTGAAATCCCGACCGACCCCACGCCGATGGAAACGGGCGACTACATCATTACGCTGAAAGATAAAAGCGAATGGACATCGGCCAAGACCCGCGAAGAGCTGGTAGAAAAGATGCAAGAGAAACTGGTCGCACTGGCCGGGGTGAAATTCGAATTTCAGCAACCGATACAGATGCGATTCAACGAATTGCTATCCGGTTCGAAACAGGACATTGCGGTGAAAATATTCGGAGATGACCTCGAGGAACTGGCTGATAAAGCGGCCAAAGTAGAGAAAATCATCCGCGAGGTAGAAGGTGCCGAAGACATCAATGTGGAAAAAGTGACCGGACTGGCACAGGTCCAGATCGAATATAACCGTGACCGACTGGCGCAATATGGCCTGTCTGTCGAAGATATCAACAAAGTATTGCGGGCTGCTTTTGCCGGAAGTCAGGCGGGAGTGGTTTTCGATGGTGAAAAACGCTTTGCACTGGTGGTTCGTCTTGACAAGGATTACCGCCAAAGCCTTGACAATGTACGCAGTCTGTCGGTAGCCCTTCCCAACGGCGGCCAGATTCCGCTGGAGCAATTGGCCAATATAGAAATCAAATCGGGGCCGGCTCAGGTTTCCCGTGAAAATGCCAAACGCCGCATCACCATCGGATTCAATGTCCGCAACCGCGACGTACAAAGCGTAATCAATGAGGTCTCTTCACGCATCGACAAGGAAATCAAGCTCCCGACCGGGTATTACGTCACCTACGGCGGACAATTCCAGAACCTCGAAGCGGCGAAGTCCCGCCTGGCTATGGCCGTACCGGTAGCATTGGCGCTCATCTTCCTGCTGCTCTTCTTTACCTTCCGCTCGGTGAAACAGTCATTGCTCATCTTCTCTGCCGTACCGATGTCGGCCATCGGCGGTGTGGTGGCACTCTGGCTGCGTGGTATGAACTTCTCCATTTCGGCGGGTGTCGGATTTATCGCGCTCTTCGGGGTCGCGGTGCTCAACGGCATCGTACTGATTGCAGAATTCAATCGTTTGGAAAAAGAGGGTCTGACCGATATCACAGAACGGGTACTGAAAGGCCTTCGTACACGTTTCCGCCCGGTGATTATGACCGCTGCGGTGGCTTCGCTCGGTTTCCTACCGATGGCCATTTCCACCTCTGCCGGAGCCGAGGTACAGAAACCGTTAGCCACGGTCGTTATCGGCGGATTGATTACAGCGACATTGCTCACGCTGATCGTACTGCCGGTCTTCTACATCTTATTTTCCAGAATAAACCTCAGGAAAATGGTTCAGGGCAAATTCACAAAGACCGCAATGCTGTTCATCATCGGAATCTCTCTTTTCACAACGGGAAGCGCACAAAAGACGGTTCGGCTAAATCTGCAACAAGCCATACAACTGGCGCTCAACAGCAACCTGACCATCCGCTCGTCGGGCTACAATGTCGAAGCGCAAAAGGCGCTCAAAGATGCGGCCTGGGATATCCCGAAAACCGTCCTCGAAGGGCAATACGGGCAGTTCAACTCCTGGTCAAAAGACAACAGTTTCACCGTATCACAGTCGTTTGCCTTCCCCACGGTGTATGCCAACCAAAGCAAACTGGCCAAAGCGAATATCAAAAGCAGCCAGTGGCAACACCAAAACTCCCGGCTCGAAGTGGCCACACAAGTGAAACAGACCTACTGGCAGCTGACTTATCTCTATTCGTTGCGCAAATTGCTCGCTTATCAGGACAGCCTTTATACGGGCTTCTACCGGGCAGCCGAACTCCGTGCCCGCAGTGGTGAAACGAACCGCATCGAGATGATTAGCGCCCATTCCCAAAGTCTGGAGGTGAAAAACCGGATGCAACAGGTGAATGTGGACATCGACATCTTCCGGCAAAAGTTACAGACACTGCTGAATGCTGAAACGGCTTTAATCCCGGCGGATACAGTCTTGTTCCGCATCCCGTTTACAGCAGAGCTTGATACCGTTGTAGCTCAGAACCCTTCGGTCAAATATATGCAGCAACAGGTAGAGGTTTCCCGCATGGAGAAAAACCTCGAACGCAGCAAAATGCTGCCCGATCTCACCATTGGCTACTTCAGCCAGACCATGCGGGGTACGCAGGAGGTGAATGGAATATCCCGCACTTTCGGCCCGAATGACCGCTTCAACGGTATTCTGGCAGGTATCTCCGTGCCGCTCTGGTTCACTGCCAATACGGCCCGGTCAAAATCCGCAAAACTCAAAGAGCAGGAAGCCCGCATAAATTCTGAAAACTACTCGAAAACCATTGCCGGAAGTTACAAATCGCTGCTCGGCGAATATGCGAAGTACAGCAACAGCCTCAACTACTACGAAAAGCAGGCATTGCCCGAAGCCGACCTGATTATCCGTCAGGCATCAGGCAGCTACAAGGCCGGTGCAATGGATTATGTGGACTATATCCTCAGCCTGAGCCGGGCATTGACTATTCGCGAAAATTACCTTGATGCGCTGAACAGCTATAATCAGGTGGTGATCAGTATTGAGAATATTTCAGGTAAAATCTTTTAA